From Streptomyces sp. NBC_01551:
GGCGCAAACCCGCCCCGGACATCATCGCCGCACCCACCGCCACTCTGCCAAGGTGACGCCACCGCAGCACCAACCACCGCAGGCCATAAGCCACTTACGCGGCGACTTCGCCGCGCAACGCAGGAGATGGCCGGAATTCACCTGGGGAGAGCGATGCGCCCGATATCGCGCACGGCACTGGGAGCGGCCATCGCGGCCGTCCTGGCCGTCACCGCCGTCGGCCCGTCCTCGGCACGGCCGAGCGACGACGGAGCGCCCGGAGCGGGGAACAGACCGCTCACCGGGAGCGAGTCCGCCGCCCGGCAGTCCGGCGCCCCCGTCACGGTGACCCTCGTGACCGGCGACCGGATCCTCGTCTCCACCGACGCCGCCGGCCGCAGCGCCGCCACCGCGATGCCGCGCGAGGACGGCTCCCAGCCGCTCGTGCAGACCCGCCAGTCCGGCGAGGACCTCTACGTCTACCCCGAAGGCGCCGTCACCGCGCTCGCCGCCGGGAAGGTCGACCGGGAGCTCTTCAACGTCACCGGCCTGATCCGGCAGGGCTACGACGACGCCCACGCCAAGAAGCTTCCGCTCATCGCGGTCTACGACGGCTCCGTGAACGTCGCGCGCAGCGCACCGCCCGCCCCGCGCGGCGCCGACCGCTCCCGCACCCTCGCCTCCATCGGCGCCGTCGCGCTCGCCGCCGACAAGCAGCGGGCCGCCGCCTTCTGGGCGGACGTCACCGACACCCGCTCCCGCGCGGCCGGCGGCCTGAGGAAGCTGTGGCTCGACGGCAAGGTCCGGGCGAACCTGGAACGCTCGACCAAGCAGGTGAACGCCCCCGCCGCCTGGGCCGCCGGATACGACGGCAAGGGCACCAAGGTCGCCGTCCTCGACACCGGGACCGACCTCGAACACCCCGACCTCAAGGGCCGCGTCGCCGCCTCGGAGAACTTCACCGACTCCGACACGGACGCCGACCGCCAGGGCCACGGCACCCACACCATCTCCACCGTCGGCGGCTCCGGCGCCGAGAGCGGCGGCGCCAAGAAGGGCGTCGCCCCCGGGGCCGGGCTGCTCAGCGGCAAGGTGCTGAACGACCAGGGCTACGGCCTCGACTCGTGGATCATCGCCGGCATGGAATGGGCCGTCGAGAGCAAGGCCGACGTGGTCTCCATGAGCCTCGGAGACCCCTCGCAGACGGCCTGCGACGACCCGATGTCCGCCGCCGCCGAACACCTCGCGCGCAGCACCGGCACCCTGTTCGTCATCGCCGCCGGAAACTCCGGACCCGGCAACAACACGGTCTCCTCGCCCGGTTGCGCGCCCAGCGTGCTGACCGTCGGCGCCGTCGACCGTGACGACACCACCGCCCCCTTCTCCAGCCGCGGCCCCGCCGGACCCCAGCACACCCTCAAGCCCGAGATCGCCGCCCCCGGAGTCGGGATCTCCGCCGCCGCCATGGGCGGCCGCGGGGTGTACGCGTACCAGTCCATGAGCGGCACCTCGATGGCCACCCCGCACGTCGCGGGCGCCGCCGCCATCGTCAAGCAGCGCCACCCCGACTGGACGGCGCAGCAGATCAAGGCCGCCCTCGTCGGCTCGGCCAACACCGCCGTCCCCGGTGACGTGCGCCAGACCGGCGGCGGCCGCCTCGACGTGAAGGCGGCGATCGACACGGCCGTCATCGGCGCCCCCGCCGTGCAGGGCGGCACGTACCACTGGCCGCAGGAGCGCGGCGACCGCACCGGCGTCGAGATCCCGTACACCAACACGGGCAGCCGGCCCGTCACCCTGGACCTCGCCGTCGAGAAGGTCACCGGCAACGACGGCTCGGCCGTCCGCAGCCGGATCGCCCGCCTGGAGCGACGCACCGTGACCGTCCCGGCCGGGGCCACCGTCAAGGTGCCGCTCGCCCTCGACCCGGCCGCCCGGCTGGAACGCTCCCAGTACGGGGACGTCACCGGCCGCGTCGTCGCCACGGCGAACGGCGCGCGCGTCTCCACCCCCTTCTCCCTCTACGTGGAGCCGGAGACCGTCACCCTGCGCGTCAAGCTGATCGACCGCTGGGGCAAGCCGGCCGCCGGACCCTCCTCCCTCGACGTGATCGGCACCGACGACGCCAGCGGCGAGCGCCGCTTCAACGAGGGCGCCGCCGACCAGGTCTACCGGGTGCGCCCGGGCTCGTACTTCCTGTCCGCCTTCGTCGCCACCCTCGACGCGGGCGAGGGAGCCACGCTGTACGACTCCCTCACCTACCTCGGCCGCCCGCAGCTGGAGGTCAGGAAGGACACGGTGGTCACGCTGGACGCCCGCAAGGCGGCCCGGCTCTCGATCGAGACCGAGCGGCCGACCGAGGCCCGCAACACCACCCTCGCCTTCGCCCGCCACTGGGACGACACCTGGCTGCACGCAGGCACGGCGGCGGGCGGTCGCACCATCCGCGGCTACTACGCCTCGGTCGAAGGCCGCGCGGACGACGGCGCGTTCGAGTTCGGCAGCTACTGGCGGGCCGCCGCGCCCCTGGTCTCCGAGCTGAAGGCCGCCGGCGGCGGCCCGGTGCTGCACCCGATCACCGCCTCCACCGGCAGCGACAACCTCGACGGAACCGGCAGCGCACCCCTGGTCGACGCGGGCGCCGGCACCGCCGAGGAACTGGCCGCGGCCGGTGCCAAGGGCGCGATCGTGCTGGTCAAGGCCGCGGACGACTCCTTGTACGAGGTCGCGAACCGCGCGAAGGGGGCCGGCGCCAAGGCCGTCCTCGCCCACCGCGACGCCCCCGGCCGCTGGGTCGGCTTCACCGGCTACGCGGGCGGCTCGCTCCCGGCGCTGACCGTCGACTCGGCCGAGGCGAAGGCCCTGCTGGAGCGGCTCGCGGGGGGCAAGGTCACGCTGGCCTGGAAGGCCGCCGCGAAGAGCCCGTACGTCTACAACCTGGCGCAGATCGAGCAGGGCCAGGTCCGGGGAGAGCGCACCTACCGGGTGCGCGACCGCGACCTCGGCGCGGCCGAGTCCACCTACCACGCCATGGGGGTCGGCGCCGACTTCATGGACCTGCCGGGCGCCTACCGGCCGCTCGGCAACGCCGTCTTCTTCGGCGGCCTCGACACCGTCGCGGTGCCGGGCAAGCGCACCGAGTACTACACGCCCGGCGACACCGCCTGGGAGCACCTGGTCTCCAGCAGCTTCCCGTGGGGCGAGTTCATGACCGACCAGCAGCGGACGTACGCCAAGGGCGGCAAGCGGAGCGAGAGCTGGTACGACGGGGTCATCGGCCCCGTCGCGCCGCGCGACGCCTCGGGCCGGGCGGTGCTCGCCGCCGAACGTCAGGGAAACCTGATCGGCTTCGCCCCGGCGATGTGGGGCGACAGCGGGCACTACGCCCAGCCGGGCTCCTTCGGCGACATCGGCGGCCTGGTGCTGAAGCGCGACGGCGAGCAGATCGGCGAGAGCTGGTACCCGTCCGGGGTGTTCGAGGTCCCGGCCGGGGAGGCCACGTACGAACTGACCCAGCAGGTCGAGAAGATCGGCGCCCCGGCGCGGACCTGGCAGCGCTCCCGGGGGGTCGTGACCTCGTGGACCTTCCGTTCGAAGGCGGACCCCACCCAGTACTCGCAGGGCCTGCCGATCCTGTTCCCGGCGCTCACGGTGCCGGAGGACGGGATGAAGGCCCTCGCGGCGAAGGACGGCCAGACGATCGGGCTCGGTGCCACCGGGCACGCGGGATACCGGCCGGGGGCGCTGAAGTCGGCGAAGCTGGCGTACTCGTACGACGGTGAGCACTGGACGCAGGCGAAGGTCGGCGAGCGGGACGGCCGGTGGACGGCGGTCGTGGACCACGCGGGTGCCGGGGGCAGGCCGGTGACGCTGAGGGTCGAACTGACGGACGCGAACGGGGCGTCCGTCACCCAGACGGTCGCGCGGGCGTACGACGTCCGCTAGTTCGTACGACTGACCGGGAAGGGGTCCGGCGGGCGGCGGCCCGCTGGACCCCTTTCGGGTATTCGGCGTTTTCCGACGGGCCTTCGGGCCGAGAATGGGGGCATGAGTCAGCAGGGCGCGGACGACTGGTGGCAGAAGCTGTACGAGGACCCGGACGCGGGACCGGAGCCTGATCCGGGGGACACCCTGGACCACCGCTTCCGCTCGGCAGCGGTGGTGGTGACCCCACCCGCCCCCGGGGAGCCGCCGCCACCCCTCCTCCCGTCCCAACGCCACCCCGAGCCGCCGCCGGAGGGACGTCCGGACCCGCTGGGCGCCGCGGGGACGGCCGCACGCCCGGCGGAGCCGGGGCTCCACGGGGCGACGGGGGCCGTGCCCGGCGCCCGGCGCCCGGACCCGCGCCCCGACCTGCCCCCGCACCTGCGGCCGGAGGCCGGCGGACACCTGCCGCCGGACCCCGTCGCGGACGCGAACCCGCGTCCGGAGTCCGTCAACGGCCCCCGGCCGGGAGGGAGCCCGGACGCGGTGCCGGGGACCGCCCCGGGGTCGCCTCCGAGAGCGCGTTCGGATCGGCGTCCGGAGTCCGGCACGGGCCCGGGGACGGGACGGGGCCCGGACGTGGCGCCGGGCGCCGTGCCCGGGGCGCTTCCGGGAGCGCGGGCGGGGTCCGTGCCAGGGCAAGGGCCGGGGCCGGCTCTGGGGCGGGGCCCGGAGGCCGGTCCGGAGCTGCGGCCGGGGCCGCCGCGGGATCCGCGGCAGGCCGGGCCGACCGGGTACGCGCTCGGGGACGTGACCGTGCCGCCGGCGCCGGCCGAGCCGGAGGAGGCGCCCGAGTTGCCGGTGTGGCGGTGGGGGGTGCCGCGCGACGGGGAGGCGGTGCAGGAGGTTCCGCCGGCGGCTCCGGGGCCCCCGCCCGCGGCCGAGCCGGTCGGCGCGGTCGGACGGCGGCCCGAGGTGCGCCACCTCGGCGACCGGGCACCGACCTACGCCGCCGAGCCGGGCTCGCTGCCCGTCGCCGACCCCGCCGACCTCGACCGGCTCGTCCCCGACACCGTCCTGGAGGGGGCCCGCCACGGCACGTACACCCTGCGCGCCGCCTCCGTACGCGGCGACTCCGCCCGCTACCGCGGCGAGGCCCGCAGGGACTTCCTGCTCACCGCCCGCTTCGGCACCGGCGACGACGCCCTCGTCCTCGTGGCCCTCGCGGGCGGCGACCGGGCCGCCCCCGGGGCCCGCGAGGCCGCCGCCGAGGTGTGCCACTGGGTCGCCGCCGCCATCGGCCGCAGCCAGGAGCGGCTCGCGGCGGACATCCGGTCCGGCCGGCGCGACGCCCTGCGATCCGGGCTCCAGCGGCTCACCGACCGCGGCTACGGCCGGTTGCGCGCCCACGCCGCCGAGCTCGGCCTCGCGGAGGAGGAGTACACGGCCGGGCTACGCGGGCTGCTGCTCCCGGTGGACCCGGAGTGCAAGACCCGGGTCAGCTTCGGCACCGGCGCGGGCGGCCTGTTCCGGCTCCGCGCGGGCCAGTGGCAGGACCTGGAGCCCGGGCGCGACCCCCGGGAGCCCGCCCCCGAGGACCCGGCCGGCGGCGGCTTCCGGTTCCGCGCCTCCGTGGCCCGCCCGGGGGACACCCTGCTGCTCTGCTCCGGCGGCCTCGCTGAGCCGATGCGCGAGGAGGCCCTGCTCCCGGCCGCGCTCGGCGCCCGCTGGGCCGAGCCGGAGCCG
This genomic window contains:
- a CDS encoding protein phosphatase 2C domain-containing protein, with translation MSQQGADDWWQKLYEDPDAGPEPDPGDTLDHRFRSAAVVVTPPAPGEPPPPLLPSQRHPEPPPEGRPDPLGAAGTAARPAEPGLHGATGAVPGARRPDPRPDLPPHLRPEAGGHLPPDPVADANPRPESVNGPRPGGSPDAVPGTAPGSPPRARSDRRPESGTGPGTGRGPDVAPGAVPGALPGARAGSVPGQGPGPALGRGPEAGPELRPGPPRDPRQAGPTGYALGDVTVPPAPAEPEEAPELPVWRWGVPRDGEAVQEVPPAAPGPPPAAEPVGAVGRRPEVRHLGDRAPTYAAEPGSLPVADPADLDRLVPDTVLEGARHGTYTLRAASVRGDSARYRGEARRDFLLTARFGTGDDALVLVALAGGDRAAPGAREAAAEVCHWVAAAIGRSQERLAADIRSGRRDALRSGLQRLTDRGYGRLRAHAAELGLAEEEYTAGLRGLLLPVDPECKTRVSFGTGAGGLFRLRAGQWQDLEPGRDPREPAPEDPAGGGFRFRASVARPGDTLLLCSGGLAEPMREEALLPAALGARWAEPEPPGLAAFLADTQLRLKGYADDRTAAAVWEA
- a CDS encoding S8 family serine peptidase translates to MRPISRTALGAAIAAVLAVTAVGPSSARPSDDGAPGAGNRPLTGSESAARQSGAPVTVTLVTGDRILVSTDAAGRSAATAMPREDGSQPLVQTRQSGEDLYVYPEGAVTALAAGKVDRELFNVTGLIRQGYDDAHAKKLPLIAVYDGSVNVARSAPPAPRGADRSRTLASIGAVALAADKQRAAAFWADVTDTRSRAAGGLRKLWLDGKVRANLERSTKQVNAPAAWAAGYDGKGTKVAVLDTGTDLEHPDLKGRVAASENFTDSDTDADRQGHGTHTISTVGGSGAESGGAKKGVAPGAGLLSGKVLNDQGYGLDSWIIAGMEWAVESKADVVSMSLGDPSQTACDDPMSAAAEHLARSTGTLFVIAAGNSGPGNNTVSSPGCAPSVLTVGAVDRDDTTAPFSSRGPAGPQHTLKPEIAAPGVGISAAAMGGRGVYAYQSMSGTSMATPHVAGAAAIVKQRHPDWTAQQIKAALVGSANTAVPGDVRQTGGGRLDVKAAIDTAVIGAPAVQGGTYHWPQERGDRTGVEIPYTNTGSRPVTLDLAVEKVTGNDGSAVRSRIARLERRTVTVPAGATVKVPLALDPAARLERSQYGDVTGRVVATANGARVSTPFSLYVEPETVTLRVKLIDRWGKPAAGPSSLDVIGTDDASGERRFNEGAADQVYRVRPGSYFLSAFVATLDAGEGATLYDSLTYLGRPQLEVRKDTVVTLDARKAARLSIETERPTEARNTTLAFARHWDDTWLHAGTAAGGRTIRGYYASVEGRADDGAFEFGSYWRAAAPLVSELKAAGGGPVLHPITASTGSDNLDGTGSAPLVDAGAGTAEELAAAGAKGAIVLVKAADDSLYEVANRAKGAGAKAVLAHRDAPGRWVGFTGYAGGSLPALTVDSAEAKALLERLAGGKVTLAWKAAAKSPYVYNLAQIEQGQVRGERTYRVRDRDLGAAESTYHAMGVGADFMDLPGAYRPLGNAVFFGGLDTVAVPGKRTEYYTPGDTAWEHLVSSSFPWGEFMTDQQRTYAKGGKRSESWYDGVIGPVAPRDASGRAVLAAERQGNLIGFAPAMWGDSGHYAQPGSFGDIGGLVLKRDGEQIGESWYPSGVFEVPAGEATYELTQQVEKIGAPARTWQRSRGVVTSWTFRSKADPTQYSQGLPILFPALTVPEDGMKALAAKDGQTIGLGATGHAGYRPGALKSAKLAYSYDGEHWTQAKVGERDGRWTAVVDHAGAGGRPVTLRVELTDANGASVTQTVARAYDVR